CCCACTTTGTTATTAATATCTTTTATTATTTTATACCCCACTGTCAGTGGGGTAATGTTATCTTTCAAAAATTACTCCCTTTACAACTTCCAGAATATTGAATGGGTAGGCTTTGAAAATTTTAAAGCCATTTTTTCTGATCCTTTTTATATAAATACTATTTGGAACACCTTGGAATGGGTTTTATTCTCCGTGTTTTTCCAATTGATCTTAGGCTTTATTTTAGCCCTTTTGATGAAAGAACCTTTTAAAGGTAGAGGTATATATGCAGGACTAGTTTTTTATCCATGGGCAATTTCTGGATTTGCAATAGGCTTAATTTGGTCATGGTTGTTAAATGGTCAATTTGGGGTTATCAACGATATATTAATAAAAATTGGAATCATTGAAGAAAACATTAGTTTTCTTTCGGACCCTTCGTTAGCAATGTTTTCTGTTATTTTAGTGAATGTCTGGTATGGTATACCTTTTTTTGCCATCATGATTTTAGCAGCCTTACAGTCTGTCCCTGATTCTCTTTACGATGCAGCGGAAATCGACGGTGCAGGTTACTTCACAAAGCTTTTTAATATCACTATACCATATATTAAACCCACTTTGATAAATACCATTTTATTGAGAACCATATGGATTATGAATTTTCCTGATATCATTTACGGGATGACACGCGGTGGGCCTGCTGGCAGCACAGAGATTTTGGCTGTAAAGATTATAAATACCGTTTTTTATGAATCCGACTACAGTAAAGCCGCAGCACATGGTGTGGTTATTATTTCAATTCTTTTCATTTATACTATCATGTACTTAAAATTAACTTCTAAACGGGAGTTTAGCTTATGAAGAAAAAAATTTTTCCTAAAGTTATACGTATAATTTTACTCTCTATGTTTTTTATTTTTGCAATTTTTCCGTTATACTGGATCATACTAACTTCGTTAAAGCCCACGCAGGAAATATATTCATTTCCAATTAAGTATTGGACAAATAATCCCACACTGTATGGATACAAAAGATTATTTGAATTCGTAAATTTTAAAAGGTATTTTGTGAACAGTATTTTCGTATCTTTAGGTGCTTCATTTGTTTCAACAATATTTGCTATGTTAAGTGGATATATACTTTCAAGAAAAGAATTCAAATGGAATTATCCTATTATATTATTTTTATTTTTTTCTCAGATGATCCCAACTTATTTAATCATGGTTCCACAATATACAATGTTTTCAAATTTAAATTTGATCAATAAACTTATAAGCTTAGTAATAATTTATAGTGGTTTTGGTGCAGCTTTTAGTACCATAATGGCTAAGGGGTTTTTTGATAGAATTCCAAAAAGCATCGAAGAAGCCGCATTAATTGACGGATGTAACGAAATCCAATCTCTATTCAAAATCACTATTCCCTTAATGTTACCCGGGCTATCAGCTATTCTCAGTTTTTCTTTTGTCAATAATTGGAATGAGCTGTTTACAGCGGTTATGTTTTTAAACACTTCCGACAAATATACTGTACCTGTAGGGC
The window above is part of the Petrotoga mexicana DSM 14811 genome. Proteins encoded here:
- a CDS encoding carbohydrate ABC transporter permease, translated to MKRRKFIFFLLLPTLLLISFIILYPTVSGVMLSFKNYSLYNFQNIEWVGFENFKAIFSDPFYINTIWNTLEWVLFSVFFQLILGFILALLMKEPFKGRGIYAGLVFYPWAISGFAIGLIWSWLLNGQFGVINDILIKIGIIEENISFLSDPSLAMFSVILVNVWYGIPFFAIMILAALQSVPDSLYDAAEIDGAGYFTKLFNITIPYIKPTLINTILLRTIWIMNFPDIIYGMTRGGPAGSTEILAVKIINTVFYESDYSKAAAHGVVIISILFIYTIMYLKLTSKREFSL
- a CDS encoding carbohydrate ABC transporter permease, whose product is MKKKIFPKVIRIILLSMFFIFAIFPLYWIILTSLKPTQEIYSFPIKYWTNNPTLYGYKRLFEFVNFKRYFVNSIFVSLGASFVSTIFAMLSGYILSRKEFKWNYPIILFLFFSQMIPTYLIMVPQYTMFSNLNLINKLISLVIIYSGFGAAFSTIMAKGFFDRIPKSIEEAALIDGCNEIQSLFKITIPLMLPGLSAILSFSFVNNWNELFTAVMFLNTSDKYTVPVGLYSIVSKAGVQWNVLAAGIVIALLPTIIVFAISQKYIIAGLTQGSLKD